Proteins from a genomic interval of Psychrobacter fulvigenes:
- the zorB1 gene encoding type I Zorya anti-phage system protein ZorB1, with amino-acid sequence MFGNNRYAKKHRPKDEGEKPFWISFADLMTALMTLFLVVMAVSLMVVTKKINEATQAEKERSSEILDICTSIKDDPTLKDQLVTVDCKENRINFGEAGRFGHNDYRLNSEGVKALSALVPVVLDAANSENGKKWFKQIVIEGFTDTDGSYLYNLNLSLRRSEWVMCSLLDPKFNPELNLTAAQESQIKQLFLAGGVSFNAAKDSKEASRRVELRMQFYGLKEQEDIEDQPTFDSIAVESCQLPR; translated from the coding sequence ATGTTTGGTAATAATAGATACGCAAAAAAGCACCGTCCAAAAGATGAGGGTGAGAAACCTTTTTGGATATCATTTGCTGACTTGATGACCGCGCTTATGACCTTGTTTTTGGTGGTGATGGCGGTGTCTTTAATGGTAGTGACCAAAAAGATCAATGAAGCCACCCAAGCAGAAAAAGAGCGCAGCTCAGAGATTTTAGATATTTGTACCAGTATTAAAGATGATCCTACTTTAAAAGATCAACTGGTTACCGTCGACTGTAAAGAAAACCGTATTAATTTTGGTGAAGCTGGCCGCTTTGGTCATAATGACTATCGATTAAATTCAGAAGGTGTAAAAGCATTAAGTGCCCTAGTACCTGTAGTCTTAGATGCAGCCAATAGTGAAAATGGCAAAAAATGGTTCAAACAAATCGTGATTGAAGGCTTTACAGATACGGATGGCTCATATTTATATAACCTAAATTTAAGCTTGCGGCGCTCAGAATGGGTCATGTGTAGTTTGCTTGACCCAAAATTCAACCCAGAGCTTAATTTAACTGCTGCGCAAGAAAGTCAAATAAAGCAGTTGTTTTTAGCAGGTGGAGTGTCGTTTAACGCTGCAAAAGACAGTAAAGAAGCCTCACGCCGCGTTGAGCTACGAATGCAGTTTTATGGCTTAAAAGAACAAGAGGATATCGAGGATCAACCAACCTTTGATTCTATTGCTGTTGAAAGCTGTCAGTTGCCAAGGTAG